GGGCGACTCGATGCCAAACAGGTTCACCAGCCCCGGCACGCCATGCGCGCTCGGACCCTGGATCAGGAAGTCCGCCGCCGGCTCGCCCGGCCCGCTGATCTTGGGGCGCATGCCCGCGTAGTCCGGCTGCAGCGCGCCGGCGGGCAGCTCGGGCCAGTAGCGGCGGATTTCGGCATGGAAGGCCTCGGCCCGGGCGGCGTCCACCTGCAGCTCGTCGGGGCTGTCCACCCACTGCACGTCGGGGCCAAAGCGCGCCTGCCCTGCCAGGTCCAGCGTCAGGTGCACGCCCAGTCCGGCGGGTTCCGGCAAGGGGTAGATCAGATGAGAGAACGGCGCGCGCACGCTGCATGCAAAGTAATTGCCCTTGGCGTGAAACGACCTGGGAATGGCAGCGGGCGCCAGCCCCTGGATGCGCCGCGCCAGCGCCGGCGCCTGCACTCCGGCGGCGTTCACCAGCAAGGCGGTGAGCAGCTCGCTGCCATCGTGCATGCCAAGCCGAAAGCCTTGCGCTGTGCGGGCGACGCTGTCCACGCGGGTGCGCAGCACCACCGTGGCGCCGCTGTGCTGCAAATCGGCCTGCAGCGCCAGCATCAGCGCGTGGCTGTCGATGATGCCGGTGGCGGGCGACAGCAGTGCGCCGTGGCAGCGCAGCGCGGGCTCGAGCGAGCGCACGCCGGCGCCGTCCAGCCAGCGCAGGCCTTGCACGCCATTGGCGCTTGCCTGCGCGGCCAGTTGTCGCAAGGCCGGCAGTTGCCGCTCGCTGGTGGCCACGATCAGCTTGCCGCAGCGCCGGTGCGCCACCTGGCGGCGAGCGCAGTAGTCGTAGAGCATGGCGCTGCCCTGCACGCACAAACGCGCCTTGAGCGAGCCGACCGGGTAGTAGATGCCCGCATGGATCACCTCGCTGCTGCGCGCGCTGGTCTGCGTGCCGACGGCCGCTTCGGCCTCCAGCACCAGCACCTCGCGCCCCTGCAGAGCGAGCGCGCGCGCCACCGCCAGGCCTACGACGCCCGCACCTACCACCACGCATTGCACGCTGTCCGCCATGGTTTGCCTCCGTGCCCGCATCCCGCGAAAAGCCGCCCGAAGAAGCGCCTGATTATCCGCAGCCGCTCTGGCAGAGGGTGGCACAATACTGTACAAATCAACAGTTGATTGCCACAACAGCCACAGCACCCAGCGCTACGCCGATGGTCATGTTTGCCCCTCGCCCCCTCGTTTCGGACGACCCGCGCCCTGCGCTCGCGTCCCTGCCTGCCCAGGTCTGGCGCGGCGGCACGCTGGGCGCGGCCGAAGGCGCGGTGCTCCCCAGCAGCCACGCCCCGCTGGACGCCGAGCTGCCCGGGGGCGGCTGGCCGCTGGGGGCGCTGGTGGAGCTGTTGCAGCGCCGCCCCGGCCTGCATGAATGGGCCTTGCTGCTGCCCGCCCTGGCGCAACTGGCGGAGGGGCAGCGCGGCGTGATCGCGCTCGTGGGTGCGCCCCATCTGCCCTTTGGCCCGGCGCTGGCCGCGCGCGGCCTGCCCGCCGAACGGCTCTTGTGCATCACCACCACAGCGCCGCTGCAGCGCCTGTGGGCCGCAGAGCAGGCGCTGCGCTGCCCCGATGTGCTCGCGCTGCTGCTGTGGCTGCCCCACGCGCAAGACCACGCGCTGCGCCGCCTGCATCTGGCGGCGCGCGGCCGGGCGCGGCCGCTGTTCGCCCTGCGCCCGCACGCCGCGCGCACCCAGCCCTCGCCCGCGCCGCTGCGCCTGCTGCTGGAGGGCGACGGCGAGAGCCTGAAGCTGGACTTGTTCAAGCGCCACGGCCCGCCCTTGGGCGCT
The DNA window shown above is from Comamonas sp. NLF-1-9 and carries:
- a CDS encoding NAD(P)/FAD-dependent oxidoreductase; the encoded protein is MADSVQCVVVGAGVVGLAVARALALQGREVLVLEAEAAVGTQTSARSSEVIHAGIYYPVGSLKARLCVQGSAMLYDYCARRQVAHRRCGKLIVATSERQLPALRQLAAQASANGVQGLRWLDGAGVRSLEPALRCHGALLSPATGIIDSHALMLALQADLQHSGATVVLRTRVDSVARTAQGFRLGMHDGSELLTALLVNAAGVQAPALARRIQGLAPAAIPRSFHAKGNYFACSVRAPFSHLIYPLPEPAGLGVHLTLDLAGQARFGPDVQWVDSPDELQVDAARAEAFHAEIRRYWPELPAGALQPDYAGMRPKISGPGEPAADFLIQGPSAHGVPGLVNLFGIESPGLTSCLALGDYVAVLSDVEGAR
- the imuA gene encoding translesion DNA synthesis-associated protein ImuA — translated: MFAPRPLVSDDPRPALASLPAQVWRGGTLGAAEGAVLPSSHAPLDAELPGGGWPLGALVELLQRRPGLHEWALLLPALAQLAEGQRGVIALVGAPHLPFGPALAARGLPAERLLCITTTAPLQRLWAAEQALRCPDVLALLLWLPHAQDHALRRLHLAARGRARPLFALRPHAARTQPSPAPLRLLLEGDGESLKLDLFKRHGPPLGAPLHLPAQPPALRALLAASRQPREAPRKEALQTPHRPAPAQALGAGLVDGKSYRAQNHSARQAVLARAV